Proteins co-encoded in one Luteolibacter rhizosphaerae genomic window:
- a CDS encoding pyridoxamine 5'-phosphate oxidase family protein, producing the protein MAQPKPEPVDPAQLPELALATMKAAKFPMLASDDAGQPRIRPVSPVKTERFTIWVANLRSYHKTGEIAANPRVELCYLDADHHQVRITGIAMIEDDPELLAAIWEKNPLLRSYLGTPDNPELLIYRIEPNRVRFMKEWALEYHEVRLT; encoded by the coding sequence ATGGCACAACCCAAACCCGAGCCCGTCGATCCCGCGCAACTCCCGGAGTTGGCACTTGCCACCATGAAAGCCGCCAAGTTCCCGATGCTCGCGAGCGACGATGCCGGACAGCCGAGGATCAGGCCCGTTTCACCGGTGAAAACCGAACGATTCACCATCTGGGTGGCGAACTTGCGAAGCTATCACAAGACCGGCGAGATCGCTGCCAACCCGAGGGTGGAACTCTGCTATCTCGATGCGGATCACCATCAGGTCAGAATCACCGGGATCGCCATGATCGAAGACGACCCCGAGTTGCTCGCAGCGATCTGGGAGAAGAACCCCTTGCTAAGATCCTACCTCGGCACCCCGGATAACCCCGAACTCCTGATCTACCGCATCGAACCGAATCGGGTCCGTTTCATGAAGGAGTGGGCGCTGGAGTATCACGAAGTGCGCCTCACCTGA
- a CDS encoding ABC transporter ATP-binding protein, with amino-acid sequence MSASSNAIEIRDLWMTFPGKKKGEQVHVLEDVNLSVKRGEFVCIVGPSGCGKSTLLNIIGGFLQQSSGSILVEGKPVTGPDPKRIFVFQENGVFPWLNVEDNVGFGLLERTEEERRTVVKRYIDMVGLTGFDKSYPRELSGGMRQRVEIARALAASPDIIYMDEPFGALDFITRLKMRADLVRIWQEEKKTILFVTHDIEEAVQLADTVLVMSRRPATVQFSEKIEIPRPRDLDSRGYLEARDRIFREMGMSLKVGA; translated from the coding sequence ATGAGCGCTTCATCCAACGCAATCGAAATCCGCGACCTCTGGATGACCTTCCCCGGCAAGAAGAAGGGGGAACAGGTCCATGTACTGGAAGACGTAAATCTCTCCGTGAAGAGGGGTGAATTCGTTTGCATCGTCGGTCCGTCCGGCTGCGGCAAGTCCACCCTGCTGAATATCATCGGCGGTTTCCTTCAGCAAAGCTCTGGAAGCATCCTTGTAGAGGGCAAGCCGGTCACCGGACCTGACCCGAAACGCATCTTCGTCTTCCAAGAGAACGGTGTGTTTCCTTGGCTGAACGTGGAGGACAATGTCGGCTTCGGCCTCTTGGAACGCACGGAGGAAGAACGCCGTACCGTGGTCAAACGCTACATCGACATGGTCGGCCTCACCGGCTTCGACAAATCTTATCCGCGCGAGTTGTCCGGTGGCATGCGCCAGCGAGTGGAGATCGCACGTGCGCTCGCCGCATCGCCGGACATCATCTACATGGACGAGCCTTTCGGCGCGCTCGATTTCATCACCCGTCTCAAGATGCGCGCGGACCTCGTTCGCATCTGGCAGGAGGAGAAAAAGACGATCCTCTTCGTCACCCACGACATCGAGGAAGCCGTCCAACTTGCGGACACCGTGCTCGTCATGAGCCGTCGCCCCGCCACCGTCCAGTTCAGCGAAAAGATCGAGATCCCGCGCCCCCGCGACCTCGACTCACGCGGCTACCTGGAGGCTCGCGACCGGATCTTCCGCGAGATGGGCATGAGCTTGAAAGTCGGAGCCTGA